CGAGGTCATGGAAAGCCTGTGGCCTTTCATCGAAAAGAACCCACGCTACGCCGAGCACGGCCTGCTGGAGCGTCTGGTCGAGCCCGAGCGTGTCATCAGCTTCCGCGTGAGCTGGTTCGACGACCATGGCACGGTGCATGTCAACCGTGGCTACCGCATCCAGCACAGCATGGCCATCGGCCCGTACAAGGGCGGGCTGCGCTTTCACCCCTCGGTCACGCTGTCGGTGCTGAAATTCCTGGCCTTCGAGCAGACTTTCAAGAACGCGCTGACCACGCTGCCCATGGGTGGCGGCAAGGGCGGCTCGGACTTCGACCCCAAGGGCAAGAGCCCGACCGAGATCATGCGCTTTTGCCAGGCTTTCGTGACCGAGCTGTTCCGCCACGTGGGTGCCGATACCGATGTGCCGGCTGGCGACATCGGCGTGGGCGGGCGCGAGGTCGGCTTCATGGCCGGCATGTACAAGAAGCTGGCCAACAACGCCGCCGGCGTGTTCACCGGCAAGGGCCTGGCCTATGGCGGCTCGCTGATCCGGCCCGAGGCCACGGGCTACGGCACGGTGTACTTTGCCGAGGAAATGCTGAAAACCCGGGGCCGCTCCTTCGACGGGCTGCGCGTGTCCGTGTCCGGCTCGGGCAACGTGGCGCAGTACGCCGTGGAAAAGGCCATGCAGCATGGCGCGCGCGTGGTCACCGTGTCGGATTCCAGCGGCACCATCATCGACGAGGACGGCTTCACGCCCGAGAAGCTGGCCATCCTGATGGACGTGAAGAACCACTGCTATGGCCGCGTCGGCGACTACGCTGCACGCACCGGCGTGCGCTTCGAGGCCGGCATGACGCCCTGGCAGGTGCCGGTCGATGTCGCCCTGCCTTGCGCGACCCAGAACGAGCTGGATGAGCACGACGCCGCCACGCTGATCAAGAACGGCGTGCTGTGCGTGGCCGAGGGTGCCAACATGCCCTGCACCAACGAGGCTGCCAAGGTCTTCGAGGCTGCCGGCGTGCTGTATGCGCCGGGCAAGGCCAGCAACGCCGGCGGCGTGGCCACCTCGGGCCTGGAGATGAGCCAGAACTCCAGCCGCCTGTGCTGGACGCGCGAAGAGGTGGATGCCCGACTGCTGCGCATCATGCAGGGCATCCACGCCGCCTGCGTCGAGCATGGCCGCCGCGCCGATGGCCGCCTGAGCTACATCGACGGCGCCAATATCGCCGGCTTTGCCAAGGTGGCCGACGCCATGCTGGCGCAGGGCGTGGTCTGAGCTGAGAAGTTGGGCGTTGTGCGCCAGACGTGGGCGCACGGCGCCAGGCCTTT
This portion of the Melaminivora jejuensis genome encodes:
- the gdhA gene encoding NADP-specific glutamate dehydrogenase, yielding MKHQSVGQFLEYVAQRNPGQPEFLQAVTEVMESLWPFIEKNPRYAEHGLLERLVEPERVISFRVSWFDDHGTVHVNRGYRIQHSMAIGPYKGGLRFHPSVTLSVLKFLAFEQTFKNALTTLPMGGGKGGSDFDPKGKSPTEIMRFCQAFVTELFRHVGADTDVPAGDIGVGGREVGFMAGMYKKLANNAAGVFTGKGLAYGGSLIRPEATGYGTVYFAEEMLKTRGRSFDGLRVSVSGSGNVAQYAVEKAMQHGARVVTVSDSSGTIIDEDGFTPEKLAILMDVKNHCYGRVGDYAARTGVRFEAGMTPWQVPVDVALPCATQNELDEHDAATLIKNGVLCVAEGANMPCTNEAAKVFEAAGVLYAPGKASNAGGVATSGLEMSQNSSRLCWTREEVDARLLRIMQGIHAACVEHGRRADGRLSYIDGANIAGFAKVADAMLAQGVV